One part of the Sorangiineae bacterium MSr11954 genome encodes these proteins:
- a CDS encoding RNA polymerase sigma factor gives MATARNPKLRLVAPSAAPSPAPVRAPSLDDAQLIASLRANDALAATAFHDRLYPCVHRTIQRLLGARDVDCEDLVQLSMIELIQSFDRYRGECSLESWASTIASRAVYNHLRRRKRERSIFSGAGFEDLDAGPTNLARTLFARNAMERVRQHLADIHPDKAWTFLLHDVCGYDLREIATITGASVAAAQTRLVRGRCELHERIAEDPELADLLTQLPGAEP, from the coding sequence GTGGCAACTGCGCGCAACCCCAAACTCCGTCTCGTTGCACCGAGCGCGGCGCCCTCGCCCGCGCCGGTGCGCGCGCCCTCGTTGGACGACGCGCAGCTCATCGCGTCGCTCCGCGCCAACGACGCGCTGGCGGCCACCGCGTTCCATGATCGGCTGTACCCGTGCGTCCACCGGACCATCCAAAGGCTCTTGGGCGCGCGGGACGTGGACTGCGAAGATCTCGTTCAGCTCAGCATGATCGAGCTCATTCAGTCGTTCGATCGCTACCGGGGCGAGTGCTCCCTCGAGTCGTGGGCTTCGACCATCGCGTCGCGCGCCGTCTACAACCATTTGCGCCGGCGAAAGCGCGAGCGCTCGATCTTCAGCGGCGCGGGCTTCGAGGATCTGGACGCGGGGCCCACCAACTTGGCGCGGACCCTCTTTGCGCGCAACGCCATGGAGCGCGTACGGCAGCACCTCGCCGATATCCACCCCGACAAAGCGTGGACCTTCCTGCTCCACGACGTGTGCGGCTACGATCTGCGCGAAATCGCCACCATCACGGGCGCCAGCGTGGCCGCGGCCCAAACGCGCTTGGTGCGCGGCCGCTGCGAGCTGCACGAGCGCATCGCCGAAGATCCGGAGCTGGCCGATCTGCTCACGCAACTTCCGGGGGCGGAGCCATGA
- a CDS encoding SMP-30/gluconolactonase/LRE family protein codes for MMDTIETKFEKLDDRFDVRGDRRVLRLATGFRWAEGPVYVPAWRCLVWSDIPNDRMMRWDEATGHVGVFRQPAGYANGHTLDPQGRLLSCEQGNRRVTRTEHDGSITVLAERWEGKRFNSPNDVVVRSDGSIWFTDPSYGIDTNYEGHQAASEMDGCHVYRIDPVSGRVDQVAGDFERPNGLAFSRDEQTLYIADTRRNHIRRFDVAEGGALTGGQVFTTNTVGVFDGIRLDDQGRVWAAAGPGVHCYAPDGPLLGRLHLPEPVANLVFGGPKGNVLFICATSSVYAIHLTTNGARRPKA; via the coding sequence ATGATGGACACCATCGAGACGAAGTTCGAGAAGCTCGACGACCGGTTCGACGTGCGCGGGGATCGACGGGTCCTTCGCCTGGCCACCGGTTTTCGCTGGGCCGAGGGGCCCGTGTATGTGCCGGCTTGGCGCTGCTTGGTTTGGAGCGACATCCCCAATGACCGCATGATGCGGTGGGACGAGGCCACGGGGCATGTGGGGGTCTTTCGGCAGCCGGCGGGCTACGCCAATGGGCATACGCTCGATCCCCAGGGGCGTCTTTTGAGCTGCGAGCAGGGAAATCGCCGGGTCACCCGCACCGAGCACGATGGATCCATCACGGTGCTGGCCGAAAGGTGGGAGGGCAAGCGCTTCAACAGCCCCAACGACGTGGTGGTCCGCTCCGACGGCTCCATCTGGTTCACCGATCCGTCGTACGGCATCGACACCAACTACGAAGGGCACCAAGCCGCGAGCGAGATGGACGGCTGCCACGTCTACCGCATCGATCCCGTTTCGGGTCGGGTGGACCAGGTCGCCGGCGATTTCGAGCGCCCCAACGGCTTGGCCTTCTCGCGCGACGAGCAAACGCTCTACATCGCCGACACCCGCCGAAACCATATCCGGCGCTTCGACGTGGCCGAGGGCGGCGCGCTGACCGGCGGCCAGGTCTTCACCACGAACACCGTCGGCGTCTTCGACGGCATTCGCCTCGACGATCAAGGCCGCGTCTGGGCCGCCGCCGGTCCCGGTGTGCACTGCTACGCGCCCGACGGCCCCCTCCTCGGTCGGCTTCACCTCCCCGAGCCGGTGGCCAACCTCGTCTTCGGCGGCCCCAAAGGCAACGTGCTCTTCATCTGCGCCACCAGCTCCGTCTACGCGATCCATCTGACCACCAACGGCGCCCGCCGGCCCAAGGCCTGA
- a CDS encoding metalloregulator ArsR/SmtB family transcription factor, producing the protein MAMMKQPLSEPHDATCVPNEHALRTIRRKPVVSDEAFERAASLFRTAADVSRLKLLERLADGEWCVTELAEAAGSALSTVSQQLRMLRAERIVSRRRAGKHVFYSLADRHVIDMVHNALEHAAERSHVVDDSGED; encoded by the coding sequence ATGGCGATGATGAAGCAGCCCCTGAGTGAACCCCACGATGCCACCTGCGTTCCCAACGAGCACGCGCTGCGGACCATTCGTCGCAAGCCGGTGGTGTCCGACGAAGCCTTCGAGCGCGCGGCCTCCCTCTTCCGAACGGCGGCCGACGTATCGCGTCTCAAGCTCCTCGAGCGCCTCGCCGACGGCGAATGGTGCGTGACCGAGCTCGCCGAGGCCGCGGGCAGCGCGCTGTCCACCGTCTCCCAGCAGCTGCGCATGCTGCGCGCCGAGCGCATCGTCTCCCGCCGCCGCGCCGGCAAGCACGTGTTCTACTCGCTGGCCGACCGCCACGTGATCGACATGGTGCACAACGCCCTGGAGCACGCGGCCGAGCGCAGCCACGTCGTGGACGACAGCGGCGAAGACTGA
- a CDS encoding MarR family transcriptional regulator — MPSPDDLLRLDEQLCFALYSASRALTRAYADLLEPLGLTYPQYLVLLVLWEEDGATVKRLGERLELDSGTLTPVLKRLEQQGIVARRRSAEDERVVHVHLTAEGKALKSKARRVPPSMACRAGYELSDANAVARLELVRNELRALSRRLR; from the coding sequence ATGCCTTCACCCGACGACCTTCTGCGGCTCGATGAGCAACTCTGCTTCGCGTTGTACTCTGCCTCGCGCGCCCTCACGCGCGCGTACGCGGATCTCCTCGAGCCGCTCGGTCTCACCTATCCGCAGTACCTCGTGCTCCTGGTGCTCTGGGAGGAAGACGGCGCCACCGTCAAACGCCTCGGAGAGCGCCTGGAGCTCGACTCGGGCACCCTGACCCCGGTGCTCAAGCGCCTGGAGCAACAGGGCATCGTCGCCCGCCGCCGCAGCGCCGAGGACGAGCGCGTGGTGCACGTTCACCTCACGGCCGAGGGAAAGGCGCTCAAATCCAAGGCGCGCCGCGTGCCCCCCAGCATGGCGTGCCGCGCGGGCTACGAGCTCTCCGACGCCAACGCCGTGGCCCGGCTCGAGCTCGTGCGCAACGAGCTCCGTGCGCTCTCGCGCCGTTTGCGGTAA
- a CDS encoding DUF4139 domain-containing protein — MSNEAHISEVHATIARTVTFFEDRAEIVRTAHATLRPGAAWIVFSGVTPFIDERSVQVRLLEGEGRVLAARVKRRVHHEETLGREELDALEAELRQADRRLAEANEGIERARARGEMTRELLERWAAGLSGVPRGLRENGQGRAVVDAWRGAYDTLVRAEADVLAAADAAWSLKLRAEDEVAHAASRLQNGSERHVRHEALVQVRVEASSAGPALFEITYRTPGALWRPEHVARFGHGQGDAREGSLDLLTWATVWQRTGEDWRSVEVRLSTARPAQHAVPPLLDDDRIATRRKSDAERKRTVVEGREQEILSAAIAGGRTDVDQMPGVDDGGLPLVYEARSRADLYSDGRPARLEIAQVRLPARVELVAYPELAEVAHLRATATLSEGGPLLAGPVHVHYEGTAAGRARTRFVGKGEAFELGLGTDDAVRVRREVEKDDDTSAILGTQKRKRTVNVWLSNLGRDPKRVRVTERVPVSEIEGLEIDVATGQGWHIDPRDGFATYDLELAGDATRKLTLVYELRASSKIVLPDL, encoded by the coding sequence GTGAGTAACGAAGCGCACATTTCCGAGGTTCATGCGACGATCGCCCGCACCGTCACGTTCTTCGAGGATCGCGCCGAGATCGTGCGCACCGCGCACGCCACCTTGAGGCCCGGGGCCGCGTGGATCGTCTTCTCCGGGGTGACCCCGTTCATCGACGAGCGCTCGGTGCAGGTGCGCCTCTTGGAGGGCGAGGGGCGGGTGCTGGCCGCGCGGGTCAAGCGCCGCGTGCACCACGAGGAGACGTTGGGCCGCGAGGAGCTCGACGCGCTGGAGGCCGAGCTGCGCCAAGCCGATCGCCGTCTGGCCGAGGCCAACGAGGGCATCGAGCGGGCGCGCGCGCGCGGGGAAATGACGCGCGAGCTCTTGGAGCGATGGGCGGCGGGGCTCTCGGGCGTGCCGCGCGGACTTCGCGAAAATGGCCAGGGGCGCGCGGTGGTGGACGCGTGGCGCGGCGCCTACGACACCTTGGTGCGCGCCGAGGCCGACGTGCTCGCCGCCGCCGATGCCGCGTGGTCGCTCAAGCTGCGCGCGGAGGACGAGGTGGCGCACGCCGCGTCCCGTCTGCAAAACGGCTCCGAGCGGCACGTGCGCCACGAGGCGCTGGTGCAGGTGCGGGTGGAGGCCTCGTCGGCCGGGCCCGCGCTCTTCGAGATCACCTACCGCACCCCGGGGGCGCTCTGGCGGCCGGAGCACGTGGCGCGCTTCGGCCATGGCCAGGGCGATGCGCGCGAGGGCAGCCTCGATCTGCTCACCTGGGCCACCGTCTGGCAGCGCACGGGCGAAGATTGGCGCAGCGTGGAGGTTCGCCTCTCGACGGCGCGCCCGGCGCAGCACGCGGTGCCTCCGCTCCTCGACGACGATCGCATCGCCACCCGCCGCAAGTCCGACGCGGAGCGCAAGCGCACGGTGGTGGAGGGGCGCGAGCAGGAAATTCTATCGGCGGCCATCGCCGGAGGGCGCACCGACGTCGATCAAATGCCGGGGGTCGACGACGGCGGGCTTCCCTTGGTCTACGAAGCGCGCTCGCGCGCCGACCTCTACTCCGACGGCCGCCCCGCGCGCCTCGAGATCGCGCAAGTCCGTCTGCCGGCGCGGGTGGAGCTCGTGGCCTACCCGGAGCTCGCCGAGGTCGCACACCTCCGCGCCACCGCCACCTTGAGCGAAGGCGGGCCGCTGCTCGCGGGGCCCGTGCACGTCCACTACGAGGGCACGGCCGCGGGCCGCGCGCGCACGCGCTTCGTCGGCAAGGGCGAGGCGTTCGAGCTGGGCCTCGGCACCGACGACGCCGTGCGCGTCCGCCGCGAGGTCGAAAAGGACGACGACACCAGCGCCATCCTGGGCACCCAAAAGCGCAAACGCACCGTGAACGTATGGCTGTCGAACCTCGGTCGCGATCCCAAGCGGGTGCGGGTCACCGAGCGGGTACCGGTGAGCGAAATCGAGGGGCTCGAAATCGACGTCGCGACGGGGCAGGGGTGGCACATCGATCCGCGCGATGGCTTTGCCACCTACGATCTCGAGCTCGCGGGCGACGCCACGCGGAAGCTCACGTTGGTGTACGAGCTCCGGGCGAGCTCGAAGATCGTGCTCCCGGATCTTTGA
- a CDS encoding organic hydroperoxide resistance protein — MSNPAKLEKVLYTATASAVNREGRVSSSDGNLDVQLSVPKGLGGPGGSGTNPEQLFAAGYSACFGSALAHVAKAKGIKTGPVTITATVNIGPVGAGFGLSAELVAAIPELARDQAQALLEAAHQVCPYSNATRGNIEVAIRLG, encoded by the coding sequence ATGAGCAATCCCGCGAAACTCGAGAAGGTCCTCTACACAGCCACCGCGTCCGCCGTGAACCGGGAGGGACGGGTCAGCAGCAGCGATGGAAACTTGGACGTCCAGCTGAGCGTCCCCAAGGGCCTCGGCGGTCCCGGCGGGTCCGGAACCAACCCCGAGCAGCTCTTTGCGGCCGGCTACTCGGCTTGCTTTGGCAGCGCGCTCGCGCACGTCGCCAAGGCGAAGGGCATCAAGACGGGCCCCGTGACGATCACGGCCACCGTCAACATCGGGCCGGTGGGCGCGGGCTTCGGGCTGTCGGCCGAGCTCGTGGCCGCGATCCCCGAGCTCGCGCGCGATCAGGCGCAGGCGCTCCTCGAGGCGGCGCACCAAGTGTGCCCCTATTCGAACGCGACGCGCGGTAACATCGAGGTGGCCATCCGCCTCGGGTAA
- a CDS encoding YkgJ family cysteine cluster protein, protein MPTPVTGEPDPNGGDCVGCGRCCHHPSHTVHFLESDEHRMGKRLLELYTEEYTQPPGFRFMKNVPTAAGDETHCAGLDVSVPGQYPCAIYEHRPDDCRIVEPGSPACLEARRLGHLGSSVEFHRPR, encoded by the coding sequence ATGCCCACACCCGTCACAGGAGAGCCCGATCCGAACGGCGGCGATTGCGTCGGCTGCGGGCGGTGCTGCCATCATCCATCGCACACCGTCCACTTTTTGGAGAGCGACGAGCACCGCATGGGCAAGCGGCTCTTGGAGCTGTACACGGAGGAGTACACGCAGCCGCCGGGGTTTCGCTTCATGAAGAACGTACCCACGGCCGCGGGCGACGAGACGCACTGCGCGGGGCTCGACGTGTCGGTGCCCGGCCAATATCCGTGCGCGATTTACGAGCACCGTCCCGACGATTGCCGCATCGTCGAGCCGGGATCGCCGGCGTGCCTGGAGGCGAGGCGGCTCGGGCACTTGGGGAGCTCGGTCGAGTTTCATCGGCCGAGGTGA
- a CDS encoding DUF4139 domain-containing protein, translating to MRRAALGAIRPEPKLDVRWRRVDPAARVSDALAALSLADELTLELDRRLASLDEARAELEKRLERARLEAAQAGSAELLGEGRETSAIVVRLGAGAKPDALHVSYAVPAARWWPVYSARFTSPEEGARDAATHALWTLEAFVAQASGEDWRGVRLSLSTAALVRNAQLPELLSYRLGRKQPPPRRGYRPLPEGLSEMFAGYDEALLRSPPPPPPPPPLPHLSSPPSPRTTPAARMARVRANSRLPAPAAAYAAHQAENGDGEGGFSAHFTDDLAKAEPVAFLGAMAEESASAPGGGGASGARPPPPPAPAAREPMPQAMMAPSPMAYGAADGDGGAPLAQDRQRKMLPRPKATRSMARARMPFMASAMEDAPTVVGYPELSEIAPADAWLDFDALVLAPMDDRSARGRLVKEPSPVWRGDDPTHHIEQIPLPRYASDPAEAVGMHAAHGGHGPNGMNAASAANAIDKRGRQVRYGADAPVEIASDALPHRVLVTTGSGPAARTLVVLPRESTDVYREAAARNPFAVALLPGPADVFLDGALLTTSALELTGEGGTVRLGLGVEDRIRVVRNVRVQEESAGFLGGKTAVQHDVAIELSSSLGYPVMVRVYDRVPVTEDKDVEIELLSTRPKPDKYDQAERGAPIRGGLVWEITLGAGARERVDFSYRIVFPGKSELEGGNRRE from the coding sequence ATGCGACGCGCTGCGCTGGGCGCCATTCGGCCGGAGCCCAAGCTGGATGTGCGCTGGCGCCGCGTCGATCCGGCGGCGCGCGTGTCGGACGCGCTGGCGGCCCTTTCGCTGGCGGACGAGCTGACCTTGGAGCTCGATCGGCGGCTCGCCTCCTTGGACGAGGCGCGCGCCGAGCTGGAAAAGCGCCTGGAGCGCGCCCGCTTGGAGGCGGCGCAAGCCGGGAGCGCCGAGCTCCTCGGCGAGGGAAGGGAGACGAGCGCCATCGTCGTGCGCCTGGGCGCGGGCGCGAAGCCCGACGCGCTCCACGTCTCGTACGCGGTGCCTGCCGCGCGCTGGTGGCCCGTGTATTCTGCACGCTTTACCTCGCCCGAGGAGGGCGCGCGCGACGCGGCGACCCATGCGCTCTGGACGCTCGAGGCCTTCGTGGCGCAGGCCAGCGGTGAGGATTGGCGCGGGGTTCGTCTGAGTCTCTCGACGGCGGCGCTGGTGCGCAATGCGCAGCTCCCCGAGCTCCTCTCCTACCGCCTGGGGCGCAAGCAGCCGCCCCCGCGCCGCGGCTACCGCCCGCTCCCCGAGGGGCTGAGCGAAATGTTCGCCGGCTACGACGAGGCGCTGTTGCGCTCTCCTCCGCCGCCACCACCTCCTCCTCCTTTGCCGCATCTTTCATCTCCGCCCTCGCCGCGCACGACCCCCGCTGCGCGCATGGCGCGGGTGCGCGCAAACAGCCGCTTGCCCGCGCCTGCCGCCGCGTATGCCGCGCACCAAGCGGAGAATGGCGACGGTGAGGGTGGGTTCTCCGCGCACTTCACCGACGATCTGGCGAAGGCCGAGCCCGTGGCGTTCTTGGGGGCGATGGCGGAGGAATCTGCGTCGGCCCCGGGTGGAGGAGGCGCGTCCGGAGCGCGGCCCCCGCCGCCGCCCGCGCCCGCGGCAAGGGAGCCCATGCCGCAGGCGATGATGGCGCCGTCGCCCATGGCTTACGGTGCGGCGGATGGGGATGGCGGCGCGCCGCTGGCGCAGGATCGTCAACGCAAGATGCTCCCGCGGCCCAAGGCGACGCGATCCATGGCGCGCGCGCGCATGCCGTTCATGGCGTCGGCCATGGAGGACGCGCCGACGGTGGTGGGCTACCCGGAGCTGTCCGAGATCGCGCCGGCCGATGCATGGCTCGACTTCGATGCGCTGGTCCTCGCCCCCATGGACGATCGCAGCGCGCGCGGGCGCCTGGTCAAGGAGCCCTCGCCCGTGTGGCGCGGCGACGACCCGACGCATCACATCGAGCAAATCCCGCTGCCGCGCTATGCGTCCGATCCGGCGGAGGCGGTGGGCATGCACGCGGCGCATGGGGGCCACGGGCCAAATGGGATGAACGCGGCGAGCGCGGCGAACGCGATCGACAAACGAGGACGGCAGGTCCGCTACGGCGCCGACGCGCCGGTGGAGATCGCGTCGGACGCCCTTCCGCACCGCGTTTTGGTCACGACGGGGAGCGGCCCCGCGGCGCGGACCTTGGTGGTCCTCCCGCGCGAGTCCACCGACGTGTACCGTGAGGCGGCCGCGCGAAATCCCTTTGCGGTCGCCCTTCTTCCGGGCCCCGCCGACGTCTTCCTCGATGGCGCGCTGCTCACCACCTCGGCCCTGGAGCTCACGGGCGAAGGTGGCACCGTGCGCCTGGGGCTCGGCGTGGAGGACCGCATCCGCGTGGTGCGCAACGTGCGGGTGCAAGAGGAGAGCGCCGGCTTTCTCGGCGGAAAGACCGCGGTGCAGCACGACGTCGCCATCGAGCTCTCGTCGTCGCTCGGTTATCCGGTCATGGTTCGCGTCTACGATCGGGTGCCGGTGACCGAGGACAAAGACGTGGAGATCGAGCTGCTCTCCACCCGGCCCAAGCCCGACAAATACGATCAAGCCGAGCGCGGGGCGCCCATTCGCGGCGGGCTCGTATGGGAGATCACCTTGGGCGCAGGCGCCCGCGAGCGGGTCGACTTTTCGTACCGCATCGTGTTCCCGGGCAAGAGCGAGCTCGAGGGAGGAAACCGTCGTGAGTAA
- a CDS encoding Lrp/AsnC family transcriptional regulator produces the protein MILAELQRDATQPYAALAQIVGLSPGAVHERVRKLRERGVIVRTTVDVDPAAVGRGVLAYVLINAGAWMGGEETAEALEAIPSIEEAHVVAGAATLLVKVRTQTTEELQATLKKLFDVPGVTGTQTIVALETFFERPIDVVARPVRGTSKGAR, from the coding sequence ATGATACTCGCCGAGCTGCAGCGGGATGCCACCCAGCCGTACGCGGCGCTAGCGCAAATCGTCGGCCTCTCGCCCGGGGCGGTGCACGAGCGGGTGCGCAAGCTGCGCGAGCGCGGGGTCATCGTGCGCACCACCGTGGACGTGGATCCGGCGGCCGTGGGGCGCGGTGTCCTCGCGTATGTGCTCATCAACGCGGGGGCATGGATGGGGGGCGAGGAGACGGCCGAGGCGCTGGAGGCCATCCCCTCCATCGAGGAGGCGCACGTGGTCGCGGGCGCCGCCACCTTGCTCGTCAAGGTGCGCACGCAGACCACCGAGGAGCTCCAGGCCACGCTCAAGAAGCTGTTCGACGTCCCCGGGGTCACCGGCACGCAGACCATCGTGGCGCTCGAGACGTTCTTCGAGCGCCCCATCGATGTGGTCGCGCGCCCGGTCAGAGGAACTTCAAAAGGTGCTCGATGA
- a CDS encoding S1 family peptidase: MSWSILVLLTLASACSGAKEQSPPSSDDRVQMDASQDTRSQLGVATWGLRVREDRSTVMRGYDASQAPVIELESRASAGSDATFESAVRGARGSARMKLRAGAQRTQADVLENTFATDVEALRIVARIVADLATQRPRETGAGGGKHPSANALAITADAGTPLVDGARSLYSSCSSSLLQSGNAAANTTAACATGSCSADTVRSASQAQGLAGSECVQSLREDQGAKVTKDHPEVGRMVINGAHCTATLVGKRTILTAAHCLAYKTGKAEGEAWFYPGKSGSSEVVADSSNTRRLRIEELKSYASAGGTRDVGVAKLEREADVVPAGISDAEPFDQWCPVCGENKASVVYGFGIHADCSNNGQWSGKSDNHRREFSFTWGNDTEVLCGGDSGGPVFWQARNAIVAVNSMGGPGATDTFGKVTKKNEDIYNDVQDRIKEWGGR; this comes from the coding sequence ATGTCATGGAGCATCCTGGTGCTCCTGACCCTCGCCTCCGCGTGCAGCGGGGCAAAGGAGCAATCGCCTCCATCGAGCGACGATCGGGTGCAAATGGACGCGTCGCAGGACACGCGTTCCCAGCTGGGGGTCGCGACGTGGGGACTTCGCGTTCGCGAAGACCGCTCCACCGTCATGCGCGGCTACGATGCATCGCAGGCCCCGGTCATCGAGCTCGAGTCCCGAGCGAGCGCCGGCTCGGACGCGACCTTCGAGTCCGCGGTCCGCGGGGCGCGGGGCTCGGCGCGCATGAAGCTCCGGGCGGGCGCGCAGCGAACGCAGGCCGACGTGCTCGAGAACACCTTCGCGACGGACGTCGAAGCGCTCCGGATCGTGGCGCGGATCGTCGCCGATCTCGCGACGCAGCGCCCGCGTGAAACGGGCGCCGGCGGGGGCAAGCACCCGAGCGCCAACGCGCTCGCCATCACGGCGGACGCGGGCACGCCGCTCGTCGACGGCGCGCGCAGTTTGTACTCGAGCTGCTCGTCGTCGCTCCTCCAATCGGGCAACGCGGCGGCCAACACCACCGCCGCGTGCGCGACGGGCTCGTGCAGCGCGGACACCGTACGTTCGGCCTCGCAAGCGCAGGGCCTCGCCGGCAGCGAGTGCGTGCAGAGCCTGCGCGAGGACCAAGGGGCGAAGGTGACCAAAGACCATCCCGAGGTGGGGCGGATGGTCATCAACGGCGCTCACTGCACGGCGACCCTGGTGGGCAAGCGCACCATCCTCACCGCCGCGCACTGCCTCGCCTACAAAACGGGCAAGGCCGAAGGGGAAGCCTGGTTCTACCCGGGCAAATCCGGCTCTTCGGAGGTGGTCGCCGACAGCAGCAACACCCGCCGCCTTCGCATCGAGGAGCTCAAGAGCTACGCCAGCGCGGGCGGGACGCGCGACGTCGGGGTGGCGAAGTTGGAGCGCGAGGCCGACGTGGTCCCGGCGGGCATCTCGGACGCGGAGCCGTTCGACCAATGGTGCCCCGTGTGCGGCGAGAACAAGGCGTCGGTCGTTTACGGCTTCGGTATTCACGCGGACTGCAGCAACAACGGCCAATGGTCGGGAAAGTCCGATAACCACCGGCGCGAGTTTTCATTTACATGGGGCAACGACACGGAGGTCCTCTGCGGCGGCGACTCCGGCGGCCCCGTGTTCTGGCAGGCTCGGAACGCGATCGTCGCCGTGAACTCCATGGGCGGGCCCGGCGCCACCGATACCTTTGGAAAGGTCACCAAAAAGAACGAAGATATCTACAACGACGTGCAGGACCGAATCAAAGAGTGGGGCGGGCGCTGA
- a CDS encoding HD domain-containing protein: MSEPLLGTMEWCQRTGDRMSTTEKIELARYVASLKAEMCFDEMRHRLGLLRPAAVDLDTLAPPDTRLVRDAEAFGLEIYDESVLTHCLRTYYLGALVAAHDGIAFDREVFYAAAICHDAGLTAVAGPLSACCFAHASGRIARERLGADGHPDPVVSRIADAISTHLNLFVPPSQYPAESALTAMGATCDILGAYVHRIEPGTLKKLVERYPRIGFLTALARAGSGHHPEDTRPSVLLAMGAFDRGTQGIEEVIGVD, from the coding sequence ATGAGCGAACCCCTATTGGGCACGATGGAGTGGTGCCAGCGCACGGGCGACCGGATGAGCACCACGGAGAAAATCGAATTGGCGCGATATGTCGCGTCGCTAAAAGCCGAAATGTGCTTCGACGAAATGCGGCACCGACTGGGCTTGCTGCGGCCGGCCGCGGTCGATCTCGACACATTGGCACCGCCCGATACGCGCTTGGTGCGCGACGCCGAGGCGTTCGGCCTCGAGATCTACGACGAGAGCGTGCTCACCCACTGCTTGCGCACCTACTATTTGGGCGCGCTGGTGGCCGCGCACGACGGCATCGCGTTCGATCGCGAGGTGTTCTACGCCGCCGCCATCTGCCACGACGCGGGGTTGACCGCCGTCGCGGGCCCCCTATCGGCGTGCTGTTTCGCCCACGCGAGCGGGCGCATTGCACGCGAGCGATTGGGCGCCGACGGTCACCCCGATCCGGTGGTCTCCCGCATCGCCGATGCCATCTCGACGCACCTGAACCTCTTCGTGCCCCCCTCGCAATACCCGGCCGAGAGCGCCTTGACGGCCATGGGCGCGACCTGCGACATCCTAGGCGCTTACGTTCATCGCATCGAGCCGGGCACCTTGAAGAAGCTCGTCGAGCGTTATCCGCGCATCGGGTTCCTCACCGCCCTCGCGCGCGCCGGGAGCGGCCATCACCCCGAGGACACGCGACCGTCGGTGCTCCTCGCCATGGGCGCGTTCGATAGGGGCACCCAAGGCATCGAGGAGGTCATCGGCGTGGACTGA
- a CDS encoding GTP-binding protein → MRRIPVTILAGFLGAGKTTLLNRILREGRGQRIAVIENEFGEIGIDDRLVEAAAPSREAIFTMSAGCICCTVRGDLVRVLGDLPCERFDRVLVETTGLADPARVVRSFILNEDIAAKMYIDAVVTTVDAEHVHLHLDEIRECARQVAFADLILLNKIDLVSPADVDNLEMRIRGINPVARLRRTLHGDVETGLLLDLRAFDLRRALARDPTFLDGDPGSDDGARAGRPFRGPSRDASRDPSREHSRHGDGVVSVGIELRGDLDGDKFQRWVKDLLQSRGRDIFRMKGILDMKGASRPFILQGVHMRLDCVQERAPNARTASSTSNAPAASNVPAAPNASSARLVTGPGRRERGNKLVLIGRNLDRDAIQGGLRACLA, encoded by the coding sequence ATGCGGCGCATTCCGGTCACCATCCTCGCGGGCTTTCTCGGCGCCGGCAAGACCACCTTGCTCAACCGCATCCTGCGCGAGGGCCGCGGCCAGCGCATCGCCGTGATCGAGAACGAGTTCGGCGAGATCGGCATCGACGATCGGCTGGTGGAGGCGGCGGCGCCCTCCCGCGAGGCCATCTTCACCATGAGCGCCGGGTGCATCTGCTGCACCGTGCGCGGGGATCTGGTGCGCGTCCTCGGCGATCTCCCGTGCGAGCGCTTCGACCGGGTGCTGGTCGAGACCACCGGGCTGGCCGATCCGGCGCGCGTGGTTCGCTCGTTCATCCTGAACGAGGACATCGCCGCCAAGATGTACATCGACGCGGTGGTCACCACCGTCGACGCCGAGCACGTTCACCTGCACTTGGACGAGATCCGGGAGTGCGCGCGACAGGTCGCGTTCGCCGACTTGATCCTCCTCAACAAAATCGACCTGGTCTCGCCGGCCGACGTCGACAACCTGGAGATGCGGATCCGCGGGATCAACCCCGTGGCACGGCTGCGCCGCACCCTGCACGGCGACGTGGAGACGGGCCTCCTGCTCGACCTTCGCGCGTTCGATCTGCGGCGCGCGCTCGCGCGCGATCCGACCTTCCTCGACGGCGACCCCGGGTCGGACGACGGCGCGCGCGCCGGGCGTCCGTTCCGTGGGCCTTCGCGTGACGCTTCCCGTGATCCTTCCCGTGAGCATTCCCGTCATGGCGATGGCGTGGTCTCCGTGGGGATCGAGCTCCGCGGCGATCTCGATGGGGACAAGTTTCAGCGGTGGGTCAAGGACCTTCTGCAGAGCCGGGGCCGGGATATTTTTCGAATGAAGGGTATCCTCGATATGAAGGGGGCGTCGCGCCCGTTTATCTTACAAGGCGTTCATATGCGGCTCGACTGCGTGCAAGAGCGGGCGCCGAACGCGCGGACCGCATCGAGCACGTCCAACGCGCCGGCCGCCTCGAACGTACCGGCCGCGCCGAACGCGTCGAGCGCGCGCCTCGTAACGGGCCCAGGCCGGCGGGAGCGCGGAAACAAGCTGGTGCTCATCGGACGCAACCTCGACCGCGACGCGATTCAGGGAGGCCTGCGGGCATGCCTGGCGTGA